ATGAAATCATAGTTCCTAGAATTCCCAACTATAGCTTCCAACTTATTCTCCATAAAATCAATAGGCCTAATGGAATTCTCAAGCAttccattattattatacttAGCCTCCATGAAAGTAGGGTTACCAAGTGCCCCATGTGTGCCAAGTATATTACTAAACTGTGAATATTGCACCTCTGGAAATGAAAGCTGAAGATCAGTAGGGTTgtgagatgatgatgatgatccaAGGTGGTTTTGGTTGGGTTGGTCATTGGGTTTTTTAGATGAAACCTTCTTGTTCTTTCTACACCCACCACCCACAGGAATGTTCCTGAGGGTGCCACCTTTGGTCCAATACCTTCTACAGGTCTTGCAAAAGTACCTTGGCTGAGAGAGGCTGTAGTTGTTGTAGTAGCAAAACTTGGTGTGCGTTGAGTCACACCTTGGACACTTGAGAGCTTGGTCATGCGGTGGCCTCAGCCGCCTCTCTATCAAGGGCCTTGAACATGTTAGCATGTCCCCAGAGGGTGAAGAAGAATCCATTCCAGATTCA
The Quercus lobata isolate SW786 chromosome 10, ValleyOak3.0 Primary Assembly, whole genome shotgun sequence DNA segment above includes these coding regions:
- the LOC115965448 gene encoding dof zinc finger protein DOF5.6, with the protein product MGLTSLQVCMDSSDWLQGTINDESGMDSSSPSGDMLTCSRPLIERRLRPPHDQALKCPRCDSTHTKFCYYNNYSLSQPRYFCKTCRRYWTKGGTLRNIPVGGGCRKNKKVSSKKPNDQPNQNHLGSSSSSHNPTDLQLSFPEVQYSQFSNILGTHGALGNPTFMEAKYNNNGMLENSIRPIDFMENKLEAIVGNSRNYDFMGNGDHLGMVGGLGDHLSGHSLAPQFGLCSPFGMSNIDGNSGTFMDTCQRLMLPYDHANDQDHNAMDVKPNTKLLSLDWQDQGCSDAGKDSFAYINGLGSWSGMMNGYGPSTTNPLV